Proteins from one Fragaria vesca subsp. vesca linkage group LG6, FraVesHawaii_1.0, whole genome shotgun sequence genomic window:
- the LOC101306062 gene encoding putative peptide/nitrate transporter At2g37900-like, with protein MEERRGSTKSSKEAAENQEKWVYDSSVDHKGNVPLRASTGVWKASLFIVAIEFSERLSYFGIATSLIIYLTKVIHEDLKSAAKSVNYWSGVTTLIPLFGGFIADAYLGRFSTVLVSSIIYLLGLILLTMSWFVPSLKPCDTQPCLEARKIHEVVFFLAIYMISIGTGGHKPSLESFGADQFDDDHSEERKRKMSYFNWWNFGLCCGLLLGVTLVVYVQDHVSWGIADIVLMAVMATSLVIFIVGRPYYRYRRPTGSPLTPMLQVLVAAISKRKLPYPSDTAQLYEISQSEKVHGRLLCHTNKLKFLDKAAIVSTESSAEKQNPWTLATVTKVEEMKLVLNIIPIWLATLPFGICVAQASTFFIKQGVAMNRSISNSFELPPASIYSLAAIGMIISVTFYEKILVPVLRRTTGNERGINILQRIGIGMLFLIGTMVAAALVEKKRLGIVEKDPLKGSHSMSVFWLAPQFVIIGFGDGFTLVGLQEYFYDQVPDSMRSLGIAFYLSVIGAGNFLSSLLITAIDHITEKRGKSWFGKDLNSSRLDKFYWLLACMTAANWCVYVFLARRYSYKNVQKVAVADCYDGEVENGGSLA; from the exons ATGGAAGAGAGAAGGGGATCGACAAAATCGAGCAAGGAGGCAGCTGAAAATCAGGAGAAATGGGTTTATGATTCTTCTGTGGATCATAAAGGAAATGTTCCTCTCCGAGCTTCAACTGGTGTTTGGAAAGCCTCTCTCTTTATTGTGG CAATTGAGTTTAGTGAGAGGCTGAGTTACTTTGGAATAGCAACCAGTTTAATTATTTACCTTACCAAAGTAATTCACGAAGACCTCAAGAGTGCAGCAAAGAGTGTCAACTACTGGTCTGGTGTTACAACATTGATTCCACTCTTTGGAGGCTTCATAGCTGATGCTTATTTGGGTCGCTTCTCAACTGTTCTGGTCTCATCCATCATTTACCTCCTG GGTTTGATTCTTCTAACCATGTCCTGGTTTGTACCAAGCCTAAAGCCTTGTGACACACAACCATGCCTTGAAGCAAGAAAAATCCATGAAGTGGTATTCTTCCTAGCCATATACATGATCTCCATAGGAACTGGAGGCCATAAACCATCTTTGGAGAGCTTTGGAGCTGACCAATTCGATGATGATCACAGTGAAGAAAGAAAGCGAAAGATGTCATACTTCAATTGGTGGAACTTTGGACTTTGCTGTGGTCTTTTACTTGGGGTGACTCTGGTTGTCTACGTACAGGACCATGTCAGTTGGGGTATTGCAGATATAGTTCTCATGGCAGTCATGGCTACCTCACTGGTTATCTTCATTGTTGGCCGGCCGTATTACCGTTATCGAAGACCGACAGGGAGCCCCTTGACACCAATGCTGCAGGTTCTTGTAGCAGCCATTTCTAAGAGAAAGCTGCCATACCCTTCTGATACTGCTCAATTATATGAAATTTCCCAGTCGGAGAAGGTCCATGGGAGGCTTTTGTGCCACACCAACAAGCTCAA ATTTCTTGACAAGGCTGCCATCGTAAGCACAGAAAGTTCAGCTGAGAAGCAAAATCCTTGGACTCTTGCAACTGTGACAAAGGTCGAGGAGATGAAACTAGTCCTTAACATTATCCCCATTTGGCTAGCCACCCTACCATTTGGAATTTGTGTAGCACAAGCCTCCACATTCTTCATCAAACAAGGTGTGGCCATGAACCGAAGCATCAGCAACAGTTTCGAGCTCCCCCCTGCCTCAATCTACTCTCTCGCAGCCATCGGAATGATCATATCCGTCACGTTCTACGAGAAAATCTTAGTCCCTGTACTGCGGAGAACAACGGGAAATGAGAGGGGGATCAACATCCTCCAGAGAATCGGAATCGGAATGCTCTTTTTAATCGGCACAATGGTAGCAGCTGCCTTGGTGGAGAAGAAAAGACTAGGGATTGTCGAGAAAGACCCTTTAAAGGGATCACATTCCATGAGTGTGTTCTGGTTAGCACCACAGTTTGTGATCATTGGATTTGGAGATGGGTTTACTCTTGTGGGTCTGCAAGAGTATTTCTACGACCAAGTCCCGGACTCCATGAGAAGCTTAGGAATTGCGTTTTACCTAAGTGTAATTGGAGCTGGGAATTTTCTTAGTAGCCTCTTGATCACGGCCATTGATCACATCACTGAGAAGAGAGGGAAGAGTTGGTTTGGTAAGGATTTGAATAGTAGTCGTTTGGACAAGTTTTACTGGCTCTTGGCTTGTATGACTGCAGCAAATTGGTGCGTCTATGTCTTCCTGGCTCGGCGTTACTCTTACAAGAATGTGCAGAAGGTAGCTGTGGCTGATTGCTATGACGGTGAAGTGGAAAATGGAGGTTCATTGGCATAA
- the LOC101303632 gene encoding galactose oxidase-like, with the protein MASLLAFPLLTLVLLHSVAISTRADLPGTWDLLVANAGIASMHTAVTRFNTVVLLDRTNIGPSRKMLSRGHCRNDPNDAVLKHDCYAHSVQFDPNTNQIRPLMILTDTWCSSGQFLPDGTLLQTGGDLDGVRKIRKFHPCDAAGSCDWVELDDVELTDGRWYATNQILPDGSVIIVGGRGANTVEYYPPRNGVVELKFLADVEDTQMDNLYPYVHLLPNGHLFIFANNKAVSYDHVTDNVAREYPPLDGGPRNYPSAGSSAMLALEGDYSTAVIVVCGGAQYGAFIQKSTETPAHGSCGRIVATSPDPVWEMEDMPFGRIMGDMVMLPTGEVLVINGAQAGTQGFELASDPCLYPLLYRPDQPVGLRFMTLNPGTVPRMYHSTANLLPDGRVLIAGSNPHYFYKFNAEFPTELRLEAFSPEYLGPDRANLRPVIEEVPETVRYGERFDVLVSVPLSVVGIMEVNLGSAPFATHSFSQGQRLIKLAVTPSVPDGDARYKISCVGPPNGMVAPPGYYMAFAVNQGVPSVARWVHLVS; encoded by the coding sequence ATGGCCTCCCTTCTCGCATTCCCCCTACTCACACTTGTTCTACTCCACTCTGTAGCCATCTCCACACGAGCCGACCTCCCCGGCACGTGGGACCTCCTCGTCGCCAACGCCGGCATCGCCTCCATGCACACCGCCGTCACCCGCTTCAACACCGTCGTCCTCCTCGACCGCACCAACATCGGCCCCTCCCGCAAAATGCTCAGCCGAGGCCACTGCCGCAACGACCCCAACGACGCCGTCCTCAAACACGACTGCTACGCCCACTCCGTCCAGTTCGACCCCAACACCAACCAAATCCGCCCCCTCATGATCCTCACCGACACCTGGTGCTCCTCCGGCCAGTTCCTCCCCGACGGCACTCTCCTCCAAACCGGCGGCGACCTCGACGGCGTCCGCAAAATCCGCAAGTTCCACCCCTGCGACGCCGCCGGCTCCTGCGACTGGGTCGAGCTCGATGACGTGGAGCTCACCGACGGGAGGTGGTACGCCACCAACCAGATCCTCCCCGACGGGTCGGTCATCATCGTCGGCGGCAGAGGCGCCAACACGGTGGAGTATTACCCGCCGCGAAACGGCGTCGTCGAGCTGAAGTTTCTTGCTGACGTGGAGGATACCCAGATGGACAACTTATACCCTTACGTCCATCTCCTCCCTAACGGCCATCTCTTCATCTTCGCCAACAACAAAGCCGTATCGTACGATCACGTCACCGATAACGTCGCCAGAGAATATCCGCCGTTGGATGGCGGGCCCCGTAACTACCCCTCGGCGGGTTCTTCGGCAATGCTGGCGCTTGAGGGGGACTACTCCACGGCCGTGATCGTCGTCTGCGGTGGGGCCCAGTACGGCGCGTTTATACAGAAGAGCACCGAGACTCCGGCCCACGGCAGCTGCGGCCGGATCGTGGCGACTTCGCCCGACCCGGTTTGGGAGATGGAGGACATGCCGTTCGGGCGGATCATGGGGGACATGGTGATGCTTCCGACGGGTGAGGTTTTGGTGATCAACGGAGCTCAGGCTGGGACCCAGGGGTTCGAGCTAGCTTCGGACCCGTGTTTGTACCCGCTTCTTTACCGACCCGATCAGCCGGTCGGGTTGCGGTTCATGACGTTGAACCCGGGAACGGTGCCGAGAATGTATCACTCCACGGCGAACTTGTTACCGGACGGGCGGGTTTTAATCGCGGGAAGTAATCCTCATTACTTCTACAAGTTTAATGCTGAGTTTCCGACCGAGTTGAGACTCGAGGCTTTTTCCCCGGAGTACTTGGGTCCGGACCGGGCCAACCTCCGGCCCGTGATCGAGGAAGTTCCGGAGACGGTACGTTACGGCGAGCGTTTTGATGTGTTGGTGTCGGTGCCACTATCGGTGGTGGGAATTATGGAGGTTAATTTGGGGAGTGCACCCTTTGCCACGCATTCGTTTTCGCAAGGTCAACGTCTGATCAAGTTAGCCGTTACGCCCTCGGTCCCGGACGGCGACGCACGCTACAAAATCAGTTGTGTTGGGCCGCCGAATGGGATGGTGGCTCCGCCGGGCTATTACATGGCATTTGCGGTTAATCAAGGCGTGCCGAGTGTGGCCCGGTGGGTGCATTTGGTATCATGA
- the LOC101303349 gene encoding uncharacterized protein LOC101303349 has product MSVLSFSKSLASPLFLHPPLLFLKPSPQKPTLIRMGGGPRTFPGGVSKWQWKRMQAKKAKQLLKARLTRERQIYEMRKRAELKAAVSDLERPWEPVERPPSLFSVSADEQVKVLADRFQRPGGFDLWTERDGPELFRTMEDLPSARFFPKGVVHSVRPYRRIGSEELEEGFGGVRELVDGLKESSNRQGLNSRTYNGKLRRKGKGSRGNADVSAELNSEGGDVDRKQRGQGNVVRGGENGGVRRNGGSESDRRSSGRYNLRGGGVERRQRGQGGVMRGGESREGRRKGAGRLSGAESEVFDMRLREDGSYEFQ; this is encoded by the coding sequence ATGTCAGTCCTCTCCTTCTCCAAATCCCTAGCCTCCCCTCTCTTCCTCCACCCACCCCTCCTCTTTCTCAAACCCTCCCCCCAAAAGCCCACCCTCATCCGCATGGGCGGCGGCCCCAGAACCTTCCCCGGCGGCGTCTCCAAGTGGCAGTGGAAGCGCATGCAGGCCAAGAAAGCCAAGCAGCTCCTCAAGGCCCGCCTCACCCGCGAGCGCCAAATCTACGAGATGCGCAAGCGCGCCGAGCTCAAGGCCGCCGTCTCCGACCTCGAACGTCCCTGGGAGCCCGTCGAGAGGCCTCCCAGCCTCTTCTCCGTCTCCGCCGACGAGCAGGTCAAGGTCCTCGCCGATCGCTTCCAGCGCCCCGGCGGGTTCGACCTGTGGACCGAGAGGGACGGGCCGGAGCTGTTTCGGACCATGGAGGACTTGCCGTCGGCGAGGTTTTTCCCCAAGGGAGTGGTGCATAGTGTGAGGCCGTATAGGAGGATCGGGTCCGAGGAGTTGGAGGAGGGTTTTGGAGGTGTGAGGGAGTTGGTGGATGGGCTTAAGGAGAGCTCGAATCGGCAAGGTTTGAATTCTAGAACTTATAATGGTAAATTGAGGAGGAAAGGGAAGGGGAGTAGAGGAAATGCAGATGTTTCGGCTGAGTTGAATTCCGAGGGAGGTGATGTTGATAGGAAACAGAGAGGACAGGGTAATGTGGTGCGCGGTGGCGAAAATGGGGGTGTTAGGAGAAATGGTGGTTCGGAGTCTGATAGGAGGTCTTCGGGTAGGTATAATTTGAGAGGAGGCGGTGTTGAGAGGAGACAGAGAGGACAGGGTGGTGTAATGCGGGGCGGGGAAAGTAGGGAGGGTAGGAGAAAGGGTGCGGGGAGATTGAGTGGTGCAGAGTCTGAAGTGTTTGATATGAGGTTGAGGGAAGACGGGAGTTATGAGTTTCAGTAG
- the LOC101305772 gene encoding probable proteasome inhibitor-like, which yields MANEKSVMAVIRAARPSFRNPNDKVAFAVHASFVASGYHLIAAGRSAFSETALSSTSTEEVGIENWNELENEYAFVYSNPEKGSKKIVVKCLVINGTLSVDAVADGASQNVHCEFNVGDYVQENEGSNYSAQFKNLDSLVKNLGTLVLLKLEESSTPKPIRVGYQPVNVGGSDEDLYTGPGAGRHPGDGDDLYPGTGTGPARFPVGGGDLYPGPGAGMPSRGGFDDGSMFVGPNDRRFGGVGQPGFPGFPGGLPGVPDPRFGAESPFGLPPGARFDPYGPPGIPDFDPDFARRPQGPGRRIHPDLEQPGSGSDFI from the exons ATGGCAAACGAAAAGTCGGTAATGGCGGTCATCCGAGCCGCACGCCCATCTTTCCGCAACCCCAACGACAAGGTCGCCTTCGCCGTCCACGCTTCCTTCGTCGCCTCCGGCTACCACTTAATCGCCGCCGGCCGCTCCGCCTTTTCCGAAACTGCCCTCTCCTCGACATCAACTG AGGAAGTGGGTATTGAGAATTGGAACGAACTGGAGAACGAGTACGCGTTCGTGTATTCGAACCCGGAGAAGGGTTCGAAGAAGATTGTGGTCAAGTGTCTTGTTATTAATGGAACATTGAGTGTGGATGCTGTGGCTGATGGGGCTTCTCAGAATGTTCATTGTGAATTCAA TGTTGGTGATTATGTGCAAGAAAATGAGGGGAGTAATTACTCTGCACAGTTTAAGAATTTGGACAGCTTGGTGAAGAATCTTGGTACTCTAGTTTTGTTGAAATTGGAGGAGAGTTCCACGCCCAAACCGATAAG AGTTGGATATCAACCTGTTAATGTCGGCGGTAGTGATGAGGATCTTTACACTGGGCCTGGTGCTGGAAGGCATCCGGGTGATGGTGATGATCTTTATCCTGGGACTGGCACTGGTCCTGCGAGGTTTCCAGTGGGTGGTGGCGATCTTTATCCTGGACCTGGTGCTGGAATGCCTTCCAG GGGTGGTTTTGACGATGGAAGCATGTTTGTAG GACCCAATGATCGTAGATTTGGTGGCGTTGGACAACCTGGGTTTCCGGGGTTTCCTGGAGGACTACC GGGTGTTCCCGATCCTCGTTTTGGTGCTGAAAGCCCATT TGGTCTTCCTCCAGGTGCTCGGTTCGATCCATATGGCCCCCCTGGTATTCCCGATTTTGATCCAGATTTTGCAAG